The Amaranthus tricolor cultivar Red isolate AtriRed21 chromosome 6, ASM2621246v1, whole genome shotgun sequence genome has a segment encoding these proteins:
- the LOC130815791 gene encoding uncharacterized protein LOC130815791: MEDESRNVIAPDQPVTMEQLLQLIKQLNPNKPSTETSTHTLLISEKLTNQNYTKWSRLMHLAISGRDRLNHIIDDPPPTTDPAYNQWIRCDSIVISWILENIEADLVNQYLDFPTAKTLWQGIETLYSSGRDGLQIFDLTVKTNKIQQGQDTIETYYSKLIVLWKEIDRRQPNPMKDPCDIIIYNQITQQNRLYQFLGGVNETYDKDRRDLLLLDPLPTVEEAYASIRREILRRGIMKTNPSSDLESPDTGGIFSVRGKT; encoded by the coding sequence ATGGAAGATGAATCAAGAAATGTCATAGCACCAGACCAACCAGTCACAATGGAACAGTTGTTGCAACTCATTAAACAGTTAAACCCCAACAAACCATCCACTGAAACCAGCACACATACTCTCCTAATCTCAGAGAAATTAACtaatcaaaattacacaaaatggtccAGGCTGATGCACTTAGCCATTAGTGGACGGGATCGTCTCAATCACATCATCGACGATCCTCCACCCACAACTGACCCAGCGTACAACCAATGGATCAGATGTGATTCGATAGTTATCTCATGGATTCTGGAAAATATAGAGGCTGATCTAGTTAATCAATATCTCGATTTCCCGACAGCCAAAACACTGTGGCAAGGGATAGAAACACTGTATAGCAGTGGGAGAGATGGCCTGCAAATTTTCGACTTAACAGTCAAAACCAACAAGATCCAACAAGGGCAAGACACTATTGAAACATACTATAGCAAATTGATTGTGTTATGGAAGGAAATTGACAGAAGACAACCAAATCCGATGAAGGATCCATGCGACATAATCATTTACAATCAAATAACTCAACAAAATAGATTGTACCAGTTTTTGGGAGGCGTCAATGAGACATACGACAAGGATAGAAGAGATCTCCTTCTCCTAGACCCCCTTCCTACAGTGGAGGAGGCCTATGCAAGTATCAGGAGGGAGATCCTAAGACGAGGGATCATGAAGACAAACCCCTCATCAGATTTAGAGTCACCGGACACCGGAGGCATTTTTTCAGTCAGAGGGAAGACTTAA